The following coding sequences lie in one Nycticebus coucang isolate mNycCou1 chromosome 18, mNycCou1.pri, whole genome shotgun sequence genomic window:
- the LOC128570699 gene encoding 60S ribosomal protein L31-like, which produces MAPAKKGGEKKKGRSAINEVVTQEYTINIHKRIHGVGLKKRVPRALKEIRKFAMKEMGTPDVRIDTRRNKAVWAKGIRNVPYRTRVRLSRKCNEDEDSPNKLYTLATYVPVTTFKNLQTVNVDEN; this is translated from the coding sequence ATGGCTCCCGCAAAGAAGGGTGGCGAGAAGAAGAAGGGCCGGTCTGCCATCAACGAGGTGGTGACTCAAGAATACACTATCAATATTCACAAGCGCATCCATGGAGTGGGCCTCAAGAAGCGTGTCCCTCGGGCACTCAAAGAGATCcggaaatttgccatgaaagagatgggAACTCCAGATGTGCGCATTGATACCAGGCGTaacaaagctgtctgggccaaaggcataaggaatGTCCCATACCGTACCCGTGTGCGGTTATCCAGAAAATgcaatgaagatgaagattcaccaaacaagctctatactttggctacctatgtacctgttacgactttcaaaaatctacagacAGTCAACGTGGATGAGAActaa